In Lepisosteus oculatus isolate fLepOcu1 chromosome 28, fLepOcu1.hap2, whole genome shotgun sequence, the following proteins share a genomic window:
- the LOC102695027 gene encoding keratin, type I cytoskeletal 13-like: protein MSTFSARSSLFSTGGATSPLLLSGGGGSSLSSSRMGGRGVHVSSASVRTLSSSLGGLSLGDSGGNAALSHNDKATMQNLNDRLASYLEKVRSLEAANGELELKIKEKLESNTAVSHDFSAYYAAIKDLNDQIHEARLAHFKTVLDIDNTKLAEEDFRMKFENETSMRMVVEADITGLRRMLDEMTLARADLDLQIEGLKEELVFLKKNHEEEMVSVRAELGGQVNVEVDVPAGMDLARAMADIREQYEALTAKNQRELEAWYQGQVATVQQEVTEQNESLQISQGEVKQLKSTLQSLQIERQSSQSMKEALEASLAETQARCSAQLASLQAVVSSLEAQLAHLRSDIEEDGEQYRRLLDIKTRLELEIEKYRHLLDGGESSKSEVTTTATVVTVMKESEVSEPAK, encoded by the exons ATGAGCACCTTCTCCGCCAGAAGCTCCCTCTTTTCGACTGGGGGGGCCACCAGCCCGCTCCTTCTCAGTGGTGGCGGGGGCAGCAGTCTGTCCTCCAGCAGAATGGGGGGCCGGGGCGTCCACGTTTCCTCCGCCAGTGTGCGGACCCTGTCCTCCTCACTGGGGGGCCTGTCTCTGGGTGATAGCGGCGGCAACGCGGCCCTGAGCCACAACGACAAGGCCACCATGCAGAACCTGAACGACCGGCTGGCCTCCTACCTGGAGAAGGTGCGCTCGCTGGAGGCCGCCAACGGCGAGCTGGAGCTGAAGATCAAGGAGAAGCTCGAAAGCAACACTGCTGTCAGCCATGACTTCTCTGCCTACTACGCTGCCATCAAGGACCTGAATGACCAG ATCCACGAAGCCCGCCTGGCTCATTTCAAGACTGTTCTGGATATTGACAACACCAAGCTGGCAGAAGAGGACTTCAGAATGAA GTTCGAGAATGAGACCTCCATGAGGATGGTGGTGGAGGCTGACATCACCGGGCTGAGGAGAATGCTGGACGAGATGACGCTGGCCAGAGCCGACCTGGATCTGCAGATCGAGGGCCTGAAGGAGGAGCTGGTGTTCCTCAAGAAGAACCACGAGGAG GAGATGGTGTCGGTGCGCGCCGAGCTGGGTGGCCAGGTCAATGTGGAGGTGGACGTGCCTGCTGGGATGGACCTGGCCCGTGCCATGGCCGACATCAGAGAGCAGTATGAAGCCCTGACAGCCAAGAAccagagggagctggaggccTGGTACCAGGGCCAG GTGGCCACTGTGCAGCAGGAGGTGACCGAGCAGAACGAGAGCCTGCAGATCAGCCAGGGGGAGGTCAAGCAGCTGAAGAGCACCCTCCAGAGCCTGCAGATCGAGCGGCAGAGCAGCCAGAGCATG AAAGAGGCGCTGGAGGCCAGCCTGGCAGAGACACAGGCGCGCTGCTCAGCCCAGCTCGCCAGCCTGCAGGCCGTGGTCAGCTCCCTGGAGGCGCAGCTCGCCCACCTGCGGTCCGACATCGAGGAGGACGGGGAGCAGTACCGCCGCCTGCTGGACATCAAGACGCGCCTGGAGCTGGAGATCGAGAAATACCGCCACCTGCTGGACGGGGGGGAGTCAAGCAAGTCCGAAG TGACCACAACTGCCACGGTGGTGACGGTGATGAAGGAGTCGGAGGTCTCTGAGCCCGCCAAGTGA
- the krt94 gene encoding keratin 94, with protein sequence MSMYRMSSGPRSSTVTTKRVSMVSSAPKALSMYGGLGDRARISASSARSVSSGFGAGYGSAGGGFGSGGSFGFGGGFSSGGGYGSGGGYGSGGGYGSGGGFSLSNSRDSDPVSLNEKATMQNLNDRLASYLDKVRSLEAANGELELKIREFYEKKGPAAERDYSPYWKTINDLKDKIADATIDNAKILLQIDNSKLAADDFRTKYEHELMMRQSVEADIANLRRLLDQTTLTKADLEMQIESLKDELAYLRKNHEEELAAMRSQLGGTVNVEVDAAPQQDLNKVLDEIRAQYEGIAEKSRRDAEAWFTDKSAALSKEVAQSTEVIQTTKTEITDLRRTLQGLEVELQSQLSMKQAMENTLGETEGRYSNMLASYQNTINMLETELGQVRVDTERQSSEYQLLLDIKSRLEQEIATYRKLLETEETRTSSGKEGSVTTTTVTTRT encoded by the exons ATGTCCATGTACAGAATGAGCAGTGGCCCGCGCTCCAGCACGGTGACCACCAAGCGGGTCAGCATGGTGTCCTCTGCGCCCAAGGCCCTCAGCATGTACGGAGGCCTGGGGGACAGGGCCCGCATCTCCGCCTCCTCTGCCCGCTCCGTGTCCTCGGGATTCGGAGCAGGCTACGGGAGCGCGGGAGGGGGCTTCGGTTCCGGAGGCAGCTTCGGCTTTGGAGGAGGCTTCAGTTCAGGTGGCGGCTACGGTTCTGGTGGCGGCTACGGTTCTGGTGGCGGCTACGGTTCTGGAGGCGGCTTCAGCCTGTCCAACTCCCGGGACTCCGACCCGGTGTCTCTGAACGAGAAGGCCACCATGCAGAACCTGAACGACCGCCTGGCCAGCTACCTGGATAAGGTGCGCTCGCTGGAGGCCGCCAACGGCGAGCTGGAGCTGAAGATCCGGGAGTTCTACGAGAAGAAGGGACCCGCTGCCGAGCGTGACTACAGCCCCTACTGGAAGACCATCAACGACCTGAAAGACAAG ATTGCCGATGCCACCATCGACAATGCCAAGATCCTCCTGCAGATTGACAACTCCAAGCTGGCGGCTGACGACTTCAGGACCAA GTACGAGCACGAGCTCATGATGAGGCAGTCGGTGGAGGCTGACATCGCCAACCTGCGCCGCCTGCTGGACCAGACCACCCTCACCAAGGCTGACCTGGAGATGCAGATCGAGAGCCTGAAGGATGAGCTGGCCTACCTCAGGAAGAACCACGAGGAG GAGCTGGCAGCGATGCGCTCTCAGCTGGGCGGCACAGTCAACGTGGAGGTGGACGCGGCGCCACAGCAGGACCTGAACAAGGTGCTGGATGAGATCCGGGCGCAGTACGAGGGCATCGCCGAGAAGAGTCGCCGGGACGCCGAGGCCTGGTTCACCGATAAG TCGGCCGCCCTGTCCAAGGAGGTGGCGCAGAGCACAGAGGTCATCCAGACCACCAAGACAGAGATCACCGACCTGAGGCGCACTCTGCAGGGCCTGGAGGTCGAGCTGCAGTCACAGCTCAGCATG AAACAAGCGATGGAGAACAcgctgggagagacagaggggcgcTACAGCAACATGCTGGCCAGCTACCAGAACACCATCAACATGCTGGAGACGGAGCTGGGGCAGGTGCGCGTGGACACCGAGCGGCAGTCCAGCGAGTACCAGCTGCTGCTGGACATCAAGTCACGGCTGGAGCAGGAGATCGCCACCTACCGCAAGCTGCTGGAGACCGAGGAGACCAG gacTTCTTCTGGAAAGG AGGGAAGTGTAACAACAACGACTGTCACCACCCGCACCTAA